A region of Myxococcus stipitatus DSM 14675 DNA encodes the following proteins:
- a CDS encoding DUF4105 domain-containing protein — protein sequence MRLLVTILTTAVLLLGSAWAGLGLALTGAGPEGAHGWRALGAGVLLAGACFVAWRRGSRWGAVAWVVAGCVGVSLWGRTVKPSTERDWAPDLEKVARADVDGTRVTFHDMRDFRYRSTTDWDASWFSGTYDANALTGAWFIVEPFSGFFGAAHTMVSFGFADGRYVVFSVEIRREKGETFSALGGLFRQFELVYVVGDERDLVQLRSNHRKDDVYLYPVKASKERVADFFMDMVARMNALHARPEFYDSVSNNCTTNLVKHFEKVSAVDVPYDHRTLLPAFSDALAYELGLIDTDAPLEVVRARHRINERAWAASNALDFSQRIRDPEAPRAASAP from the coding sequence ATGCGACTGCTTGTGACGATTCTCACCACCGCGGTGCTCTTGCTGGGGAGCGCCTGGGCTGGGCTCGGGCTGGCCTTGACGGGGGCGGGGCCCGAGGGGGCCCACGGGTGGCGGGCCCTGGGGGCGGGGGTGCTCCTGGCCGGGGCGTGCTTCGTCGCGTGGCGCAGGGGCTCCCGGTGGGGGGCGGTGGCGTGGGTGGTGGCCGGCTGCGTGGGTGTCTCGCTCTGGGGGCGCACGGTGAAGCCCTCCACGGAGCGTGACTGGGCGCCGGACCTGGAGAAGGTGGCGCGCGCCGATGTCGACGGCACCCGCGTGACGTTCCATGACATGCGGGACTTCCGCTACCGGAGCACGACGGACTGGGATGCGTCCTGGTTCTCGGGCACCTACGACGCGAACGCGCTGACGGGCGCGTGGTTCATCGTCGAGCCCTTCTCGGGCTTCTTCGGCGCCGCGCACACCATGGTGAGCTTCGGCTTCGCGGACGGCCGCTACGTCGTCTTCTCCGTGGAGATCCGCCGGGAGAAGGGCGAGACGTTCTCCGCCTTGGGAGGGCTCTTCCGCCAGTTCGAGCTCGTCTACGTGGTGGGGGACGAGCGGGACCTGGTGCAGCTGCGCTCCAACCACCGCAAGGACGACGTGTACCTCTACCCCGTGAAGGCGTCGAAGGAGCGCGTCGCCGACTTCTTCATGGACATGGTGGCGCGGATGAACGCGCTGCACGCGCGGCCGGAGTTCTACGACTCGGTCTCCAACAACTGCACCACCAACCTGGTGAAGCACTTCGAGAAGGTGAGCGCGGTGGACGTGCCGTATGACCACCGCACGCTGCTGCCGGCCTTCTCCGACGCGCTCGCGTACGAGCTGGGGCTCATCGACACGGACGCTCCGCTGGAGGTGGTGCGCGCCCGGCACCGCATCAACGAGCGCGCGTGGGCGGCCTCGAACGCGCTGGACTTCTCCCAGCGCATCCGCGACCCGGAAGCGCCGCGCGCGGCCTCAGCCCCCTGA
- a CDS encoding ketopantoate reductase family protein: MRFAIVGSGGVGGYYGARLVRAGHDVRFLARGAHLSAMRSRGLTILSVEGDFTVPVRAEEDAARLGPVDVVVLAVKNYDVASVLPQVKALVAASERPALGGTGAVVVTLQNGVDSPSEVAAAVGELTVVGGTTYMSTAIHEPGVIRQVGTLHRIVLGEAFGDTSRVSERVRVLKEELARAGLNVEAVADIRGPLWEKLAFLASMSGFCTAGRSAVGVLREGPFFREMFREAVSEVLRVAAAEGVVTTTRAEDVVRFMEDLPREMRPSMMVDFDAGKTLEVEYLQGTVARRGHALGIPTPVMSTLYSVLIPHARGTRQG, from the coding sequence ATGCGATTCGCCATCGTGGGCTCAGGTGGAGTGGGCGGCTACTACGGCGCGCGGCTGGTGCGCGCGGGACATGACGTGCGCTTCCTCGCGCGAGGGGCGCACCTGAGTGCCATGCGCTCGCGTGGGCTCACCATCCTGAGCGTGGAGGGAGACTTCACCGTCCCCGTCCGCGCCGAGGAGGACGCCGCCCGGCTGGGGCCCGTGGACGTGGTGGTCCTCGCGGTGAAGAACTACGACGTCGCCAGCGTGCTCCCGCAGGTGAAGGCCCTGGTCGCCGCGTCGGAGCGGCCCGCGCTGGGAGGCACCGGCGCCGTGGTCGTCACGCTCCAGAACGGCGTGGACAGCCCGTCGGAGGTCGCCGCCGCCGTGGGCGAGCTCACGGTCGTCGGAGGGACGACGTACATGTCCACCGCCATCCACGAGCCCGGCGTCATCCGCCAGGTGGGCACGCTCCACCGCATCGTGCTAGGCGAGGCCTTCGGCGACACGTCCCGCGTCTCCGAGCGCGTGCGGGTCCTCAAGGAGGAGCTGGCCCGCGCGGGGCTCAACGTGGAGGCGGTGGCGGACATCCGCGGGCCCCTCTGGGAGAAGCTGGCCTTCCTCGCGTCGATGTCCGGGTTCTGCACGGCGGGGCGCTCGGCGGTGGGCGTGCTGCGCGAGGGGCCCTTCTTCCGGGAGATGTTCCGCGAGGCCGTGTCGGAGGTGCTGCGCGTGGCCGCGGCGGAGGGCGTCGTCACCACCACCCGCGCGGAGGACGTGGTGCGCTTCATGGAGGACCTGCCCCGCGAGATGCGGCCGTCGATGATGGTGGACTTCGACGCGGGCAAGACCTTGGAGGTCGAGTACCTCCAGGGCACGGTGGCCCGGCGTGGCCATGCCCTGGGCATCCCCACCCCCGTCATGAGCACGCTCTATTCCGTCCTGATTCCCCACGCCCGGGGCACGCGCCAGGGCTGA
- a CDS encoding styrene monooxygenase/indole monooxygenase family protein: MASIGIVGAGTAGLHLGLKLLAQGIPVTLYSEQEPDAVRTGRLLNTVTHHAPTRAREREVWVDFWGVPELAMKRLSIHVHAPQPFSVQGRLSDPSLCVDYRVYQPRLAEAFVERGGRLEILPVDAVMLEKLASRHTLMVVATGRNGLTGLFPRIPELSPHTKPPRVLFAALLEGLRMPQPTSMHTNLIPGQGEVFESQIITRHGRVPSTLIEAIPGTELAALISRKRDDDPAALDASLLEVMRRFAPATYERIDPTEFGVRGPLDFLQGGFTPAVRRAWAPLGEGRFVMAVGDTHVTNDPVAGQGANGASASAFALAHAITDALLAERPFDEAFCRDTDARMWAAVAPTTHWSNALLEPPPAHLIDLLVTASRDTFVADAFVSDMMIPERILPICASPEATAAYISEARTPRADLLAASGALGWDTGTRIRPLAG, from the coding sequence ATGGCGAGCATTGGAATCGTTGGAGCCGGCACCGCGGGTCTGCACCTGGGTCTGAAGCTTCTCGCCCAGGGGATTCCGGTGACCCTCTACTCGGAACAGGAGCCGGACGCGGTCCGCACCGGACGACTCCTGAACACCGTGACGCACCATGCGCCCACGCGAGCACGTGAGCGGGAGGTGTGGGTGGACTTCTGGGGGGTGCCGGAGCTGGCGATGAAGCGGCTCAGCATCCACGTGCATGCCCCGCAGCCCTTCTCCGTGCAGGGCCGGCTGAGCGACCCGAGCCTGTGCGTGGACTATCGCGTCTATCAGCCTCGGCTCGCGGAGGCCTTCGTGGAGCGCGGGGGGCGGCTCGAAATCCTGCCGGTGGACGCCGTCATGCTGGAGAAGCTGGCCAGCCGCCACACGCTGATGGTCGTCGCCACCGGACGCAATGGTCTCACCGGGCTGTTCCCGCGCATCCCGGAGCTGTCGCCGCACACGAAGCCGCCGAGGGTGTTGTTCGCCGCGCTGCTCGAGGGCCTGCGCATGCCGCAGCCGACGAGCATGCACACGAACCTGATTCCGGGTCAGGGCGAGGTCTTCGAGTCGCAGATCATCACGCGCCACGGCCGCGTCCCCAGCACCCTCATCGAGGCGATTCCCGGCACGGAGCTGGCGGCGCTCATCTCCCGCAAGCGCGACGACGACCCGGCCGCGCTCGACGCGTCGCTGCTGGAGGTCATGCGCCGCTTCGCGCCCGCCACGTATGAGCGCATCGACCCGACGGAGTTCGGCGTGCGCGGTCCGCTGGACTTCCTCCAGGGAGGCTTCACGCCCGCCGTGCGCCGCGCGTGGGCGCCGCTGGGCGAGGGCCGCTTCGTGATGGCGGTGGGCGACACGCACGTGACGAACGACCCCGTCGCGGGACAGGGCGCCAACGGCGCCTCCGCGTCCGCCTTCGCCCTGGCCCACGCCATCACGGACGCGCTCCTCGCGGAGCGTCCCTTCGACGAGGCCTTCTGCCGCGACACCGACGCGCGCATGTGGGCCGCCGTCGCGCCGACGACGCACTGGAGCAACGCGCTGCTCGAGCCGCCTCCCGCGCACCTCATCGACCTGCTGGTCACCGCGAGCCGCGACACGTTCGTGGCGGATGCCTTCGTCAGCGACATGATGATTCCCGAGCGCATCCTCCCCATCTGCGCCTCCCCCGAGGCCACCGCCGCCTATATCTCCGAGGCCCGGACGCCCCGCGCGGACCTGCTGGCCGCCAGCGGCGCGCTCGGCTGGGACACGGGCACGCGAATCCGCCCGCTCGCGGGCTGA
- a CDS encoding alanine racemase gives MRGMENASLAALMTPAALVDLERVEANLQRVSRYTREHGLRWRPHTKTHKTAELTALQLAAGAVGATVATPREAEVMATVTPDILFAYPPVGAARLAKLLSLPARTKLTVALDSPESLAALSRAAGQAGRDIGVLVELDLGMRRVGVETPEQAVALARAIQTSPALTWRGVIFYPGHVRAPLHQQAEAVREQNTRLGAFLEALARAQLKPEVVSGGSTPMLWRSHEVKGLTEIRPGINVLNDRNTASIGACAWDDCAFSVLATVVSTAVPGQVVIDAGSKALAKEEGLAPEGGYGALLDRPDIVVRNVSEEHGLLDVSAMSWRPRVGDLVRVVPNHVCASVNLHERLHVLRGGTVTDTWAVAARGW, from the coding sequence ATGCGCGGCATGGAGAACGCCTCGCTCGCAGCGCTCATGACGCCCGCCGCCCTCGTGGACCTGGAGCGCGTGGAGGCGAACCTCCAGCGCGTGTCCCGCTACACCCGCGAGCACGGGCTCCGCTGGCGACCCCACACGAAGACCCACAAGACGGCGGAGCTCACCGCGCTCCAGCTCGCCGCCGGCGCCGTGGGCGCCACCGTCGCCACCCCGCGCGAGGCCGAGGTCATGGCCACCGTCACCCCGGACATCCTCTTCGCCTACCCTCCCGTGGGCGCGGCCCGGCTCGCGAAGCTCCTGTCCCTTCCAGCGCGCACGAAGCTCACCGTGGCGCTCGACTCGCCCGAGTCCCTGGCGGCCCTGAGCCGCGCGGCCGGGCAAGCCGGACGCGACATCGGCGTGCTGGTGGAGCTGGACCTGGGCATGCGCCGCGTGGGCGTCGAGACTCCCGAGCAGGCCGTGGCGCTGGCGCGAGCCATCCAGACCTCCCCGGCGCTGACCTGGCGCGGGGTCATCTTCTATCCCGGGCACGTGCGCGCGCCGCTGCACCAACAAGCCGAAGCCGTGCGCGAGCAGAACACGCGGCTGGGCGCGTTCCTGGAGGCATTGGCGCGCGCGCAGCTGAAGCCCGAGGTCGTCAGCGGCGGCTCCACGCCGATGCTCTGGCGCTCGCATGAGGTGAAGGGCCTGACGGAGATCCGCCCGGGCATCAACGTGCTGAATGACCGCAACACCGCGTCCATCGGCGCGTGTGCGTGGGACGACTGCGCCTTCTCCGTGCTGGCCACCGTGGTGAGCACCGCCGTGCCCGGACAGGTGGTCATCGACGCGGGCTCCAAGGCGCTGGCCAAGGAAGAGGGCCTGGCCCCCGAGGGAGGCTACGGCGCGCTCCTGGACCGGCCGGACATCGTCGTCCGCAACGTCTCCGAGGAGCATGGCCTGCTGGACGTCTCCGCCATGTCGTGGCGCCCGCGCGTGGGAGACCTGGTGCGGGTCGTCCCCAACCACGTCTGCGCCTCCGTCAACCTGCACGAGCGGCTGCACGTCCTGCGCGGCGGCACCGTGACGGACACCTGGGCCGTCGCGGCGCGCGGCTGGTAG
- a CDS encoding prolyl oligopeptidase family serine peptidase — protein MKLTTALAAATLLLPLASPAAGKGPSKPPATEKKEVVDTYHDTQVQDPYQWLEASDDAGVKQWNDAQNAHTRAILDKLPGREPLRQRITQLLTWKSPGYGKLTEAGGTLFAGKFQPPRQQPFVVVLDSVEDASKERVLLDPMVLDPAGHTTIDFFVPTRDGKKLAVSLSKKGTESGDVVIYDVATGKQLPGELVPRVNGGTAGGGVAWNADGTGFFYTRYPRGEERAPADRDFFQQVYFHKLGTPTEKDTYALGKDFPRIAMTDLESSPDGKYTSALVANGDGGEFMLFLHGPEGKWTQVTKFADKVIGSQFGHDGNIYLLSRQDAPRGKVLRLPLATPSLDKATVLVPEGQASIQGVYAAKTRLYINEQLGGPSQVRMVDLAGKDLGLVPTPPVSSVGGLVSAGGDDVYFSNVSFVQPQAWYRFTVKDGQVAKTALARTSPLDVSDVEVIRTEATSKDGTKVPLTILKKKGTKLNGNNPALLTGYGGFNISISPGFNALAGLWLEQGGVYAVANLRGGSEFGEQWHAEGSLTKKQNVFDDFYACAKLLVEKKYTQPKKLAIQGGSNGGLLMGAVVTQHPEAYGAVVARVGLYDMLRSERTSNGQFNVTEYGTVKDAEQFKALLAYSPVHNVKDGAKYPPVLFTSGANDPRVDPFHSRKMVARMQAATSAKGPILLRADAETGHGSGTPLSARIEEEVDAYSFIFSQLGVKYLPPAKNLPAPAQK, from the coding sequence ATGAAGCTGACCACCGCATTGGCCGCGGCGACCCTGCTGCTGCCACTGGCGTCCCCCGCCGCGGGCAAGGGCCCGTCCAAGCCGCCCGCGACGGAGAAGAAGGAAGTGGTGGACACCTACCACGACACGCAGGTCCAGGACCCGTACCAGTGGCTGGAGGCGTCCGACGACGCGGGCGTGAAGCAATGGAACGACGCGCAGAACGCCCACACGCGCGCCATCCTGGACAAGCTCCCCGGCCGCGAGCCGCTGCGTCAGCGCATCACCCAGCTGCTCACCTGGAAGTCGCCGGGCTACGGCAAGCTGACCGAGGCGGGCGGCACCCTCTTCGCGGGGAAGTTCCAGCCGCCCCGACAGCAGCCGTTCGTGGTGGTGCTCGACTCGGTGGAGGACGCGTCGAAGGAGCGTGTGCTGCTGGACCCGATGGTGCTGGACCCGGCGGGCCACACCACCATCGACTTCTTCGTCCCCACGCGGGACGGCAAGAAGCTGGCGGTGTCGCTGTCGAAGAAGGGCACCGAGAGCGGCGACGTCGTCATCTATGACGTGGCCACGGGCAAGCAGCTGCCGGGTGAGCTGGTGCCCCGGGTCAACGGCGGCACCGCGGGCGGCGGTGTCGCCTGGAACGCGGACGGCACGGGCTTCTTCTACACGCGCTATCCGCGCGGCGAGGAGCGCGCCCCCGCGGACCGCGACTTCTTCCAGCAGGTGTACTTCCACAAGCTGGGCACGCCCACGGAGAAGGACACGTACGCGCTGGGCAAGGACTTCCCGCGCATCGCGATGACCGACCTGGAGTCGTCTCCGGACGGCAAGTACACCTCCGCGCTGGTCGCCAACGGCGACGGCGGCGAGTTCATGCTCTTCCTCCACGGCCCCGAGGGGAAGTGGACGCAGGTGACGAAGTTCGCGGACAAGGTCATCGGCTCGCAGTTCGGCCACGACGGCAACATCTACCTGCTCAGCCGGCAGGACGCCCCGCGTGGCAAGGTGCTGCGCCTGCCCCTGGCCACGCCGTCACTGGACAAGGCCACCGTGCTGGTGCCCGAGGGCCAGGCCAGCATCCAGGGTGTCTACGCGGCCAAGACGCGCCTCTACATCAACGAGCAGCTCGGGGGCCCGTCGCAGGTGCGCATGGTGGACCTGGCGGGCAAGGACCTGGGCCTCGTCCCGACGCCGCCGGTGTCGTCGGTGGGCGGGCTGGTGAGCGCGGGGGGTGACGACGTCTACTTCAGCAACGTCAGCTTCGTGCAGCCGCAGGCCTGGTACCGCTTCACCGTCAAGGACGGCCAGGTGGCGAAGACGGCCCTGGCGCGCACCAGCCCGTTGGACGTGAGCGACGTGGAGGTCATCCGCACCGAGGCCACGTCGAAGGACGGCACCAAGGTCCCCCTCACCATCCTCAAGAAGAAGGGCACCAAGCTCAACGGCAACAACCCCGCGCTGCTCACGGGCTACGGCGGCTTCAACATCTCCATCTCCCCGGGCTTCAACGCGCTGGCGGGCCTGTGGCTGGAGCAGGGCGGCGTCTACGCGGTGGCCAACCTGCGCGGTGGCTCGGAGTTCGGCGAGCAGTGGCACGCCGAGGGCTCGCTGACGAAGAAGCAGAACGTCTTCGACGACTTCTACGCCTGCGCGAAGCTGCTGGTGGAGAAGAAGTACACCCAGCCCAAGAAGCTGGCCATCCAGGGCGGCAGCAACGGCGGCCTGTTGATGGGCGCCGTCGTCACGCAGCACCCGGAGGCCTATGGCGCCGTGGTGGCCCGCGTGGGCCTCTACGACATGCTCCGCTCGGAGCGCACGTCCAACGGCCAGTTCAACGTCACCGAGTACGGCACGGTGAAGGACGCCGAGCAGTTCAAGGCGCTCCTCGCCTACTCCCCCGTCCACAACGTGAAGGACGGCGCGAAGTACCCGCCCGTGCTCTTCACCTCCGGCGCCAATGACCCGCGCGTGGACCCGTTCCACTCGCGGAAGATGGTGGCGCGGATGCAGGCGGCCACGTCGGCCAAGGGCCCCATCCTCCTGCGCGCCGACGCGGAGACGGGCCACGGCTCCGGCACCCCGCTCAGCGCGCGCATCGAGGAGGAGGTGGACGCGTACTCGTTCATCTTCAGCCAGCTGGGCGTGAAGTACCTGCCGCCCGCGAAGAACCTGCCCGCGCCCGCGCAGAAGTAA
- the dacB gene encoding D-alanyl-D-alanine carboxypeptidase/D-alanyl-D-alanine endopeptidase produces MSRALPLSLLLAATALHSGCRHTQQPQTPSSVDAVAQGLFSTLEDEGALASAYVLDATTGEPLYAHREHVRLLPASTMKVVSTASVLSALGPDFRFQTPVSMEGSLVEGLFLGDLVVEPSGDPSLGSWRFPETATACEQVADALHSRGVRQWKGQVRVRGAEDMDVGFGPGWAWDDAAYAYSAAPTAFVFRENVVDLALSRAEGSDCTLPPTLQVTPAFATFTAVVRVEANAERANLSCTRLRAGPGVRCVWRSSATQCPRSATVKLSVDEPQVLFAACVEEALTRRGVPRLPFTLEAPGPLRPPTPEPLVTLVSPPLSELVKVTNKQSLNLYAERLGLRFARERGGLEGYSALSTALAQELTRRGIPARDLRPVDGSGLSRYNLATARGLARVIFTSLREPYGAALVDSLPIAGVDGTLATRPVTPLTAGRIRAKTGTLSGQKCFTGVVDRPGDAEHPRVVFALMLGNMDEGTTLPANEAFDRFAAALVELPLRAP; encoded by the coding sequence ATGAGCCGAGCCCTGCCCCTCTCCCTTCTCCTGGCCGCCACCGCCCTGCACTCCGGCTGCCGCCACACACAGCAGCCCCAGACTCCATCGTCCGTGGACGCGGTGGCCCAGGGCCTCTTCTCCACCCTGGAGGACGAGGGAGCGCTCGCCAGTGCCTACGTGCTGGATGCGACCACCGGAGAGCCCCTGTACGCGCACCGCGAACACGTGCGCCTGCTGCCCGCGTCCACCATGAAGGTCGTCTCCACCGCGTCGGTGCTCTCCGCGCTCGGGCCGGACTTCCGCTTCCAGACGCCCGTCTCCATGGAGGGCTCGCTGGTGGAGGGCTTGTTCCTGGGGGACCTCGTCGTGGAGCCCTCGGGAGACCCGTCGCTCGGCTCGTGGAGATTCCCCGAGACGGCGACCGCGTGTGAGCAGGTCGCGGACGCGCTCCACTCGCGCGGCGTGCGCCAGTGGAAGGGACAGGTGCGCGTGCGCGGCGCGGAGGACATGGACGTCGGCTTCGGTCCTGGCTGGGCCTGGGATGATGCCGCGTATGCCTACAGCGCCGCGCCCACCGCGTTCGTCTTCCGGGAGAACGTGGTGGACCTCGCGCTGTCCCGCGCGGAGGGCTCCGACTGCACGCTGCCTCCGACGCTGCAGGTGACGCCCGCCTTCGCCACCTTCACCGCCGTGGTGCGCGTGGAGGCGAACGCGGAGCGCGCCAACCTCTCCTGCACGCGCCTGCGCGCTGGACCCGGCGTGAGGTGCGTGTGGCGCTCCTCCGCGACCCAGTGCCCTCGCTCCGCCACGGTGAAGCTCTCCGTGGATGAGCCCCAGGTGCTCTTCGCCGCGTGCGTGGAGGAGGCCCTCACCCGGCGCGGCGTGCCCCGCCTGCCCTTCACCCTGGAGGCCCCCGGCCCGCTGCGCCCCCCGACGCCGGAGCCCCTGGTCACCCTGGTCAGCCCGCCGCTGTCGGAGCTGGTGAAGGTCACCAACAAGCAGTCCCTCAACCTCTACGCGGAGCGGCTGGGCCTGCGCTTCGCGCGCGAGCGGGGCGGACTGGAGGGCTACTCCGCGCTGAGCACCGCGCTGGCCCAGGAGCTCACCCGCCGAGGCATCCCCGCACGCGACCTGCGCCCCGTCGATGGCAGCGGCCTGTCGCGCTACAACCTGGCCACCGCGCGGGGCCTGGCACGCGTCATCTTCACCAGCCTGCGGGAGCCCTACGGCGCCGCGCTGGTCGACAGCTTGCCCATCGCGGGGGTCGACGGCACGCTCGCCACCCGGCCCGTCACGCCCCTCACCGCGGGCCGCATCCGCGCGAAGACCGGCACCCTCTCCGGACAGAAGTGCTTCACGGGCGTGGTGGACCGGCCCGGTGACGCGGAGCATCCCCGCGTCGTCTTCGCGCTGATGCTGGGCAACATGGACGAGGGCACGACGCTGCCCGCCAACGAGGCCTTCGACCGCTTCGCCGCCGCACTGGTCGAGCTTCCCCTGCGCGCGCCGTGA
- a CDS encoding SH3 domain-containing protein, with protein MTPALLLSLLLAQSEAPSLHYTAFLEEEAGPRTLESYDFTQWEPAEKKVNLFVGVDEANLRQTASADAPVVTTLPLGAAVRVVSRGKDRLKVGEYVNHWYSVEYTKEKQTFKGWLFGNTLTPFRFEADFDGDGEKEVATVVMSNDFKIRIRFMEPKAKPSRRVTSVDVMPAGQSYLNVDGGPVVVKLIAAKVAGVTLLQVDSKPEACSDYKTTYVSYQVPENKPGVLGQAKNALDVAGLSDPPNVSSYEVTFQSGAKELTVVHSRTEEDEAGKEKKSKERERYGFRDGVYAELKADPPATAETQP; from the coding sequence ATGACTCCCGCCTTGCTGCTGTCGCTGCTCCTGGCCCAATCAGAAGCACCTTCGCTGCACTACACCGCCTTCCTGGAGGAGGAGGCCGGCCCCCGCACGTTGGAGAGCTATGACTTCACGCAGTGGGAGCCCGCCGAGAAGAAGGTGAACCTCTTCGTCGGCGTGGATGAAGCGAACCTGCGGCAGACGGCCTCCGCCGATGCGCCGGTGGTCACCACGCTGCCCCTGGGCGCCGCGGTCCGCGTCGTCTCCCGAGGCAAGGACCGCCTGAAGGTGGGGGAGTACGTCAACCACTGGTACTCGGTGGAGTACACGAAGGAGAAGCAGACCTTCAAAGGCTGGCTCTTCGGCAACACGCTCACTCCTTTCCGCTTCGAGGCGGACTTCGACGGTGACGGCGAGAAGGAGGTCGCCACCGTGGTGATGAGCAACGACTTCAAGATTCGCATCCGCTTCATGGAGCCGAAGGCGAAGCCCTCGCGCCGCGTCACCAGCGTGGACGTCATGCCCGCGGGTCAGAGCTACCTCAACGTCGACGGCGGGCCGGTGGTCGTGAAGCTCATCGCCGCGAAGGTTGCGGGTGTCACCCTGTTGCAGGTCGACTCCAAGCCCGAGGCGTGCAGCGACTACAAGACCACCTACGTGAGCTACCAGGTGCCCGAGAACAAGCCGGGCGTGCTGGGCCAGGCGAAGAACGCGCTCGACGTGGCGGGCTTGTCGGACCCGCCCAATGTCTCCTCCTACGAGGTCACCTTCCAGTCGGGGGCGAAGGAGCTCACGGTCGTGCACAGCCGGACCGAGGAGGACGAGGCCGGCAAGGAGAAGAAGTCGAAGGAGCGCGAGCGCTACGGCTTCCGCGACGGTGTCTACGCGGAGCTCAAGGCCGACCCGCCCGCCACGGCGGAGACACAGCCGTAG
- a CDS encoding sulfatase-like hydrolase/transferase — MSQSTRPNILLLTVDQLMFPRFAYGPDGGFLPGIKDILGFIDEGGEDNPFRKFFPGFAALRKNAAVFRNHTIAASACIPSRAAIYTGQYGTRTGVTQTDGLFKSGDASAFPWLSPEGIPTIGHWFQQAGYHTHYFGKWHVSNPPEHSLKRYGFDDWELSYPEPHGSSVNNLGAFRDVGFADLACTFLRRMALGQPYNRTLGEQDYVAPLGNPPSTEPQPWFAVASFTNPHDIATYPILPRQLDSTSAPVGPLSVPGQTARSVVPVAGTMSFALNPLDFPQHNAHLPPNVHDPLVNKPSCQRDYAYKMGLALASKTGLSLHQAKEGIDPVTVTLNSGIPFQLTAAPDVSTLRFNQYYTWLIHLVDGHIARVLNTLEESGQADNTLVVFLSDHGEYAGAHGYMMEKWHTAYQEALHVPLVVRFPTKDVPAKTRQIDALTSHVDVLPTLLGLAGISRGEVAELRTELRLHRPVPPFVGADLSPLARGETNTVTEPDGSTREGVLFVTDDEITEPLPPNGDPHQEHDEALFSVFVRSVEALREGTTRAGKVPFLASGAVCQPNHVRCVRTPRWKLARTWDPSGTHADQWELYDLQNDPLELENLLVFDGAFPTLIANLPKGLGRTEVETAARATHALLQKYEREKLSPWPG, encoded by the coding sequence ATGTCCCAGTCCACGCGCCCCAACATCCTCCTGCTGACGGTGGATCAGCTCATGTTCCCCCGGTTCGCCTACGGGCCGGACGGGGGGTTCCTCCCCGGCATCAAAGACATCCTCGGCTTCATCGACGAGGGCGGCGAGGACAATCCCTTCCGGAAGTTCTTCCCGGGCTTCGCCGCGTTGAGGAAGAACGCGGCCGTCTTCCGCAACCACACCATCGCCGCCTCGGCCTGCATCCCCAGCCGCGCCGCCATCTACACCGGCCAGTACGGCACGCGCACGGGCGTCACGCAGACGGACGGGCTCTTCAAGAGCGGGGATGCCTCCGCCTTCCCCTGGCTGTCTCCCGAGGGGATTCCCACCATCGGCCACTGGTTCCAGCAGGCCGGCTATCACACGCACTACTTCGGCAAGTGGCACGTCAGCAACCCGCCCGAGCACTCGCTGAAGCGCTATGGCTTCGACGACTGGGAGCTGTCGTATCCCGAGCCGCATGGCTCCTCCGTCAACAACCTGGGTGCCTTCCGGGACGTGGGCTTCGCGGACCTGGCCTGCACGTTCCTGCGTCGGATGGCGCTGGGACAGCCCTACAACCGGACGCTCGGGGAGCAGGACTATGTGGCGCCGCTCGGCAACCCGCCCTCGACCGAGCCCCAGCCGTGGTTCGCCGTCGCGTCCTTCACCAACCCGCACGACATCGCCACCTACCCCATCCTCCCGCGGCAGCTCGACTCCACGTCCGCGCCCGTGGGTCCCCTGTCCGTGCCGGGCCAGACGGCCCGCTCCGTCGTCCCCGTCGCGGGCACGATGTCGTTCGCGCTGAACCCGCTCGACTTCCCGCAGCACAACGCCCACCTGCCGCCCAACGTGCACGACCCGCTGGTCAACAAGCCGAGCTGCCAGCGCGACTACGCCTACAAGATGGGGCTGGCGCTCGCGTCGAAGACGGGGCTCTCCCTGCATCAGGCGAAGGAGGGCATCGACCCCGTCACCGTCACGCTCAACTCGGGCATCCCCTTCCAGCTCACCGCCGCGCCGGACGTGTCCACCCTGCGCTTCAACCAGTACTACACGTGGCTCATCCACCTGGTGGACGGCCACATCGCGCGCGTGCTGAACACGCTCGAGGAGAGCGGCCAGGCGGACAACACGCTGGTGGTGTTCCTCTCGGACCACGGCGAATACGCCGGAGCCCACGGCTACATGATGGAGAAGTGGCACACGGCCTATCAGGAGGCGCTCCACGTGCCGCTGGTCGTGCGCTTCCCGACGAAGGACGTGCCCGCGAAGACGCGGCAGATTGACGCCCTCACCAGCCACGTGGACGTCCTCCCCACGCTGCTGGGACTCGCCGGCATCTCCCGGGGCGAGGTCGCGGAGCTGCGCACCGAGCTGCGCCTGCACCGCCCCGTGCCGCCCTTCGTCGGCGCGGACCTGAGCCCACTCGCGCGCGGTGAGACGAACACCGTGACGGAGCCCGATGGCAGCACCCGCGAGGGCGTGCTCTTCGTCACCGACGACGAAATCACCGAGCCGCTGCCGCCCAACGGCGACCCGCACCAGGAACACGACGAGGCCCTGTTCTCCGTGTTCGTCCGCTCCGTCGAGGCGCTGCGCGAAGGCACCACGCGCGCGGGCAAGGTCCCCTTCCTCGCCTCGGGCGCGGTGTGCCAGCCCAACCACGTCCGGTGCGTCCGCACGCCGCGCTGGAAGCTGGCGAGGACGTGGGACCCGTCGGGGACCCACGCCGACCAGTGGGAACTCTACGACTTGCAGAACGACCCACTGGAGCTGGAGAACCTGCTCGTCTTCGACGGCGCGTTCCCCACGCTCATCGCCAACCTCCCGAAGGGGCTCGGCCGCACGGAAGTGGAGACGGCCGCGCGCGCCACCCACGCGCTCCTGCAGAAGTACGAGCGCGAGAAGCTGTCGCCCTGGCCCGGGTAG